The proteins below come from a single Holdemania massiliensis genomic window:
- a CDS encoding cysteine desulfurase family protein, with product MRKVLPENAIYFDNASTTPVHPEVRRLVNSLLETSFANSESLYDEGMEIYRLMEKSRSQIASLLKVQPQEILFTSGASEANNMAIKGAAFAALGKKNHLITTKVEHSSVTNAMHQLEEVFGFEVTWLDVDERGIVRLDQLKQALSEKTALVSIMAVNNEVGSVMPLEEIKQIVKKNSHALLHIDCVQALKRIDLDLSQVDLASFSAHKIEGLKGSGMLMKKQHVNLVPIISGGQQEQGLRGGTANSVANIALAKTLRLALEEQVHYREVTGRLNKRMREGLAQLPEIEVNSPMDGVGAILNFSCKTIPSEVMMNALNSRNICVSAQSTCSSKSKTPSHVLMAMGLSEQRALSSIRCSFSSRNTPEEVDRFLRELKEILHKYGTHSI from the coding sequence ATGCGCAAAGTGCTGCCTGAGAATGCCATTTATTTTGATAATGCCAGTACGACACCGGTGCATCCGGAAGTCCGCAGGCTGGTTAATTCGCTGTTGGAAACCTCATTTGCCAACAGCGAATCTCTGTATGACGAGGGCATGGAAATTTATCGTCTGATGGAAAAGAGCCGTTCACAAATTGCTTCGCTGTTGAAAGTTCAGCCGCAGGAAATTCTGTTTACCAGCGGGGCCAGTGAGGCCAACAACATGGCGATCAAGGGCGCGGCGTTTGCGGCATTAGGCAAAAAGAATCATCTGATTACCACCAAGGTTGAGCATTCCAGCGTAACCAATGCCATGCATCAGCTGGAGGAGGTATTTGGTTTTGAAGTCACATGGCTGGATGTGGATGAACGCGGCATTGTTCGGCTGGATCAGTTAAAACAGGCGCTGAGCGAAAAAACAGCGTTAGTTTCGATTATGGCGGTCAACAATGAAGTTGGCAGTGTCATGCCGCTGGAAGAGATAAAACAAATTGTGAAAAAAAACAGTCATGCACTGCTGCATATCGACTGCGTTCAGGCGTTGAAGCGCATTGATCTCGATCTCAGTCAGGTCGATCTGGCCAGTTTTTCTGCCCATAAGATTGAAGGGCTGAAGGGCAGCGGAATGCTGATGAAAAAGCAGCATGTCAATCTGGTGCCGATCATCAGCGGCGGTCAGCAGGAACAGGGACTGCGTGGGGGAACGGCCAATTCGGTAGCCAATATTGCTTTGGCCAAGACACTGCGATTAGCTTTGGAAGAACAGGTTCATTACCGCGAAGTGACAGGCCGGCTGAATAAGCGGATGCGCGAAGGGTTGGCGCAGCTGCCTGAAATCGAGGTGAACAGTCCGATGGATGGGGTTGGCGCGATCTTAAACTTTTCATGTAAAACGATTCCTTCGGAAGTCATGATGAATGCGCTGAACAGCCGGAACATCTGTGTTTCTGCCCAGAGCACCTGTTCCAGCAAGTCAAAAACACCTTCTCACGTCTTAATGGCAATGGGGTTGAGCGAACAGCGCGCTTTATCCAGTATTCGCTGCAGTTTTTCCAGCCGCAACACGCCGGAAGAAGTCGATCGATTTCTGCGGGAACTCAAGGAGATACTACATAAATATGGAACACATTCAATATGA